In one Bactrocera tryoni isolate S06 chromosome 5, CSIRO_BtryS06_freeze2, whole genome shotgun sequence genomic region, the following are encoded:
- the LOC120777456 gene encoding protein still life, isoform SIF type 1-like isoform X2, translated as MGNKLSCSCAPLMRKAYRYEDSPWQTSRRRDGHLLSSFRLWAEVFHVSASGAGTVKWQQVSEDLVPVNITCIQDSPECVFHITAYNSQVDKILDVRLVQPGTRIGQASECFVYWKDPMTNDTWGLNFTSPIDAKQFRECCSVARFAQCVLSHTHLF; from the exons ATGGGTAACAAGTTGAGCTGCTCCTGTGCGCCATTGATGCGCAAGGCGTACCGTTACGAGGACTCACCATGGCAGACATCACGCAGGCGTGACGGACATTTATTAAG TTCATTCAGGTTGTGGGCTGAGGTATTTCATGTTTCGGCTAGCGGTGCCGGTACCGTTAAATGGCAGCAAGTATCTGAAGATTTGGTTCCTGTTAATATAACCTGCATCCAGGATTCACCAGAATGCGTATTTCATATAACGGCATACAATAGTCAGGTGGACAAAATATTGGACGTACGACTTGTGCAGCCAG GCACACGCATTGGTCAGGCATCAGAATGCTTTGTTTACTGGAAGGATCCGATGACCAATGATACATGGGGTCTCAATTTCACTTCACCCATTGATGCAAAGCAATTCCGAGAATGTTGT TCAGTCGCTCGATTCGCTCAATGTGTGttgtcacacacacacctatTCTAA
- the LOC120777456 gene encoding protein still life, isoform SIF type 1-like isoform X1, whose protein sequence is MGNKLSCSCAPLMRKAYRYEDSPWQTSRRRDGHLLSSFRLWAEVFHVSASGAGTVKWQQVSEDLVPVNITCIQDSPECVFHITAYNSQVDKILDVRLVQPGTRIGQASECFVYWKDPMTNDTWGLNFTSPIDAKQFRECCKNAKRFKTIARILYYNTLSYPIHPMPDDEP, encoded by the exons ATGGGTAACAAGTTGAGCTGCTCCTGTGCGCCATTGATGCGCAAGGCGTACCGTTACGAGGACTCACCATGGCAGACATCACGCAGGCGTGACGGACATTTATTAAG TTCATTCAGGTTGTGGGCTGAGGTATTTCATGTTTCGGCTAGCGGTGCCGGTACCGTTAAATGGCAGCAAGTATCTGAAGATTTGGTTCCTGTTAATATAACCTGCATCCAGGATTCACCAGAATGCGTATTTCATATAACGGCATACAATAGTCAGGTGGACAAAATATTGGACGTACGACTTGTGCAGCCAG GCACACGCATTGGTCAGGCATCAGAATGCTTTGTTTACTGGAAGGATCCGATGACCAATGATACATGGGGTCTCAATTTCACTTCACCCATTGATGCAAAGCAATTCCGAGAATGTTGT aaaaatgcaaaacgaTTTAAAACAATCGCACGCATCCTTTACTACAACACCCTCTCCTATCCCATACATCCTATGCCCGATGACGAGCCCTGA